The following is a genomic window from Bacillota bacterium.
AACAGTTTGACCAACTGATAGCAAAATACCGCTGAACAGCTGGATGTAAAAAAGGGTGGCTGTTTCTGCCACCCTTTACTGAATATCAATAATCCGCCTGCTGCTGTCAGTCTGGTCGGTTTTCGGGATTTTTACTTCAAGCACTCCATTGCGGTATTGGGCTTGAATATCTTCCGGTTTAACATCCCCGACGAAAAACTGCCGCTCGCAGCTGACCATCCGCCGCTCGCGCCGGATGTATCTGTTTTCCTCTTCTTGACTAAAACTCTCATCGCTTTTAACGCCAATAGTTAAGTAATCTCCATCGAGTTCTAAACTGATGTTGTCCTTGTTCATACCCGGAAGTTCAGCTTGAAGCAGATAGTGATCCTGATCTTCCTTGATATCTACCTTAAATCCATAGCTGCTCATCGGCCAGTTCCAAAAATCACGGAAAAAGTCATCAGCAAATCTTGGCCGCATTCTTCCCCTGCGCAGTGGTCTGAGATAATACATTAATTTCCACCTCCAATTATTTTGCTCACTTATAATTTAAATTAAACGTCAGGGAAAGTCAAAGACACATTTCGGCTGAATTTGACCTTTATTGACCTTTGGTGTAAGC
Proteins encoded in this region:
- a CDS encoding Hsp20/alpha crystallin family protein → MYYLRPLRRGRMRPRFADDFFRDFWNWPMSSYGFKVDIKEDQDHYLLQAELPGMNKDNISLELDGDYLTIGVKSDESFSQEEENRYIRRERRMVSCERQFFVGDVKPEDIQAQYRNGVLEVKIPKTDQTDSSRRIIDIQ